A single genomic interval of Roseomonas aeriglobus harbors:
- a CDS encoding RNA degradosome polyphosphate kinase — translation MPEPARPDAESRYFNRELSWLAFNRRVIEEACNPAHPLLERLRFLSISGSNLDEFFMTRVAGLIGQQIRGVEQRSADGRTPKQQLAAIVEVGDALVDSQQGVWRDLSAALAGQDIRIVDGDVLDETSAAWLAIYFREQLFPILTPQALDPAHPFPFIPNGGLSVIFDLVRLSDQEPIRELILLPAGLSRFVRLPGEDFRFLTIEDIIKRFSGQLFPGYEVKASAAFRILRDSDIELEEEAEDLVLYFRSAIKRRRRGRVIRLEMESGIDPELEQVLKEELGGARALLTEIGGFLGIGDLSRLVEIERPDLRFAPYVARFPERIREFGGDCFAAIRAKDIIVHHPYESFDVVLEFLKQAAADPDVVAIKQTLYRAGKQSAVINALIAAAEAGKSVTAVVELKARFDEEQNLLWASALERAGVQVVYGFIDWKTHAKISMVVRREGAGFRSYCHFGTGNYHPVTARIYTDLSFFTADPRLGRDAAAVFNYITGYVEPDSLELLHISPRHLRNELAKLIDVEIGHALAGRPAAIWAKMNSLVDPAIIEKLYEASNAGVEIDLIVRGICCLRPGVLEMSARIRVRSIVGRFLEHSRIWAFANGKDLPNDEAKVFLSSADWMPRNFDRRVEFMLPVLNETVHDQVLDQVMVANLLDSEQSWELQPDGRYVRVAPGPKPFNLHRYFMTNPSLSGRGAALGRRGAVPKLSLARRGRGAG, via the coding sequence ATGCCGGAGCCAGCTCGCCCGGATGCCGAAAGCCGCTATTTCAACCGCGAACTGTCGTGGCTGGCGTTCAATCGCCGGGTGATCGAGGAAGCGTGCAACCCGGCACATCCGCTGCTCGAACGGCTGCGGTTCCTGTCGATCTCCGGTTCGAATCTCGACGAATTCTTCATGACGCGGGTCGCCGGGCTGATCGGCCAGCAAATCCGGGGGGTCGAGCAACGCTCCGCCGACGGCCGCACGCCCAAGCAGCAACTGGCGGCGATCGTCGAAGTGGGCGACGCGCTCGTCGATTCGCAACAGGGGGTATGGCGCGACCTGTCGGCGGCACTGGCGGGCCAGGACATCCGCATCGTCGATGGCGACGTGCTGGACGAAACGAGCGCGGCCTGGCTCGCGATCTATTTCCGCGAACAGCTGTTCCCGATCCTGACACCGCAGGCGCTGGATCCGGCGCACCCGTTCCCCTTCATTCCGAACGGCGGTCTGAGCGTCATCTTCGACCTGGTCCGCCTGTCCGACCAGGAGCCGATCCGCGAACTGATCCTGCTGCCCGCGGGCCTGTCACGGTTCGTCCGGCTTCCGGGTGAGGACTTCCGCTTCCTGACCATCGAGGACATCATCAAGCGTTTCTCGGGGCAGCTGTTCCCGGGATATGAGGTGAAGGCGTCGGCTGCGTTCCGCATCCTGCGCGACAGCGATATCGAGCTGGAGGAGGAGGCGGAGGATCTGGTCCTCTATTTCCGCAGCGCGATCAAGCGACGGCGGCGGGGCCGCGTGATCCGCCTGGAGATGGAAAGCGGGATCGATCCCGAACTGGAGCAGGTGCTGAAGGAGGAACTGGGCGGCGCCCGTGCGCTGCTCACCGAAATCGGCGGGTTCCTGGGGATCGGCGACCTCTCGCGCCTGGTCGAGATCGAGCGGCCCGACTTGCGATTCGCCCCATATGTCGCGCGGTTTCCCGAGCGCATCCGCGAATTCGGCGGCGATTGTTTCGCGGCGATCCGGGCGAAGGACATCATCGTCCATCACCCCTACGAGAGCTTCGACGTCGTCCTGGAGTTCCTGAAGCAGGCCGCCGCCGACCCCGATGTGGTTGCGATCAAGCAGACGCTGTACCGCGCAGGCAAACAGTCGGCGGTCATCAACGCCCTGATCGCCGCGGCCGAAGCGGGCAAATCGGTGACGGCGGTCGTCGAATTGAAGGCGCGGTTCGACGAGGAGCAGAATTTGCTGTGGGCCTCCGCGCTCGAGCGCGCCGGCGTGCAGGTCGTCTACGGCTTCATCGACTGGAAAACGCACGCCAAGATATCGATGGTGGTGCGGCGCGAAGGGGCGGGGTTCCGCAGCTATTGCCACTTCGGAACCGGCAATTATCACCCGGTCACCGCGCGCATCTACACCGATCTCAGCTTCTTCACTGCCGACCCGCGCCTCGGGCGCGATGCGGCGGCGGTCTTCAATTACATCACCGGCTATGTCGAGCCCGATTCGCTCGAGCTGCTGCACATCTCGCCGCGCCACCTGCGCAACGAGCTGGCGAAGCTGATCGACGTGGAGATCGGTCATGCGCTGGCCGGGCGGCCGGCGGCGATCTGGGCGAAGATGAATTCGCTGGTCGACCCGGCGATCATCGAAAAACTCTATGAGGCGTCGAACGCGGGGGTCGAGATCGACCTGATCGTTCGCGGTATCTGCTGTCTGCGGCCGGGCGTGCTGGAAATGTCGGCGCGCATCCGCGTGCGCTCGATCGTCGGTCGCTTCCTGGAGCATAGCCGCATCTGGGCCTTCGCCAACGGCAAGGACCTGCCCAACGACGAGGCGAAGGTGTTCCTGTCGTCGGCCGACTGGATGCCGCGCAACTTCGACCGCCGCGTCGAGTTCATGTTGCCGGTGCTCAATGAAACCGTCCATGATCAGGTGCTCGACCAGGTGATGGTCGCCAACCTCCTCGACAGCGAACAGAGCTGGGAACTGCAGCCTGACGGACGCTATGTCCGGGTGGCGCCGGGGCCGAAGCCGTTCAACCTGCACCGCTATTTCATGACCAATCCGTCACTGTCGGGCCGCGGCGCGGCACTGGGGCGGCGCGGGGCGGTACCCAAGCTGTCGCTGGCGCGACGCGGGCGCGGCGCGGGATGA
- a CDS encoding phosphoribosylglycinamide formyltransferase has translation MTRRVGILISGRGSNMQSLVRAAGEAYRVVLVASDKPDAAGLAWAAEQGIATFAHPGKRADREAAFDAALRDAGVEVIALAGYMRLLSDDFVARWAGRILNIHPSLLPLYKGLDTHARAIEAGDAEAGCSVHVVTEELDAGQVLGQARVPILPDDTADTLAERVLAVEHSLYPRILAEFVRR, from the coding sequence ATGACCAGGCGCGTCGGTATCCTGATTTCGGGCCGCGGCTCGAACATGCAGTCGCTCGTTCGGGCCGCCGGCGAAGCCTATCGGGTCGTGCTCGTCGCCAGCGACAAGCCTGACGCTGCCGGCCTCGCCTGGGCCGCGGAACAGGGCATCGCGACCTTCGCCCATCCCGGCAAGCGCGCCGACCGCGAAGCCGCATTCGACGCTGCGCTGCGCGATGCCGGGGTCGAGGTGATCGCGCTGGCTGGCTACATGCGCCTGCTCTCGGACGATTTCGTCGCGCGCTGGGCGGGGCGCATCCTCAACATTCACCCGTCGCTGCTGCCGCTCTACAAAGGCCTCGACACGCACGCCCGCGCGATCGAAGCCGGAGATGCGGAGGCCGGCTGCTCGGTCCACGTCGTGACCGAGGAACTCGATGCAGGCCAAGTGCTCGGTCAGGCGCGCGTCCCGATCCTGCCCGACGACACCGCAGATACGCTCGCGGAACGAGTGCTCGCGGTCGAGCATTCGCTCTACCCAAGGATACTCGCGGAGTTCGTGCGACGATGA
- a CDS encoding DNA polymerase III subunit chi: MQVDFYHLVASPLERVLPRIAERVVGGDGRLVIVAGDERQRMALDRLLWTYTPDSFLPHAQAGGARDADQPVLIASEPVAANGARNVALVDGVWRDDVLGFDRAFHFFDGDSVGAARQAWKSLGNREGVERRYWKQDDAGKWTQAA; the protein is encoded by the coding sequence GTGCAGGTCGACTTCTATCACCTCGTCGCCAGCCCGCTCGAACGGGTGTTGCCGCGGATCGCCGAGCGGGTGGTCGGCGGCGACGGGCGGCTGGTGATCGTGGCTGGCGACGAGCGCCAGCGCATGGCGCTCGACCGGTTGCTATGGACCTACACGCCCGACAGCTTCTTGCCCCATGCCCAGGCGGGAGGAGCGCGGGATGCCGACCAGCCGGTGCTGATCGCGAGCGAGCCCGTTGCCGCGAATGGCGCGCGTAACGTGGCGCTGGTCGATGGCGTCTGGCGTGACGACGTCCTCGGCTTCGACCGAGCGTTCCATTTCTTCGACGGCGACAGCGTCGGCGCCGCGCGCCAGGCCTGGAAGTCGCTCGGTAATCGGGAGGGCGTCGAGCGGCGGTACTGGAAGCAGGACGATGCCGGCAAATGGACGCAGGCGGCCTGA
- a CDS encoding LPS-assembly protein LptD, whose protein sequence is MKRPALLSSGALALALIALPAAAQDLQDRSVAPPPPSEVSLPARDDQVQFSADTLEYQFEDDIVTAKGDVRMFRQADRLRADTVTWNRKTGQVIANGNIAVTNPGGDVAYGDRIELTDSLKDGVIENMLVVLEQGGRIAARRGSRADGGVITVEDAAYTPCNVTNSAGCPKEPSWKISAVRVVYDSEAGRIRYKGARLSLFGLPTIPLPTFSHPIGGRPASGLLLPDIRIGRVNGLEIGLPYLFELGDNRDLTVTPRIFTNAVPMLSAEYRELNPLGAFRVAAWATSSRRSDDPAIAGLTGTTEYAFRGYLDSAGRFQLSPTWSVSESIRLVTDKTFLRRYDISRDDRLRSTVRVERIDADSYLSIAGWSTQTMRLTENQSVQPIALPEIDYRRRITGLLGGQALLQLNTLALTRPEGQDTQRAFASLRWDLRRLTRWGQEVTFTAFARGDVYNANDVLATTVASYRGEEGFSSRAIGALAVDVKWPFIGNFLGGTQRVTPRAQIVASPKIANLSIPNEDARAVELEDSNLFALNRFPGYDRFEDTARFTYGVDYALDLPGISVEANVGQSYRLSNRLSILPDGTGLSDRFSDIIGRTTIRYRDFVSLIHRYRVDKDGFAVRRNEIDATIGTRSTYVLLGYLRLDRNIDPTLEDLQDREEARVGGRVQFARFWSAFGSATIDLTDRAEDPLSQSQGFDPVRHRVGVTYEDDCLRLGVTWRRDYQDRGDARRGNSYLLTLSLKNLGR, encoded by the coding sequence GTGAAGCGTCCTGCCCTGCTGTCGTCCGGCGCCCTGGCGCTTGCGCTGATTGCGCTTCCGGCCGCTGCCCAGGATCTGCAGGATCGATCGGTTGCGCCCCCGCCGCCGTCCGAGGTGTCACTTCCAGCGCGGGACGACCAGGTACAGTTCAGCGCCGACACGCTCGAGTATCAGTTCGAAGACGACATCGTCACCGCCAAGGGTGACGTCCGAATGTTCCGCCAAGCCGACCGCCTGCGGGCCGACACGGTGACGTGGAACCGCAAGACCGGACAGGTAATCGCGAACGGCAATATCGCTGTCACGAATCCGGGCGGCGATGTCGCGTACGGCGATCGGATCGAGCTCACCGACTCGCTGAAGGACGGCGTGATCGAGAATATGCTCGTCGTCCTGGAACAGGGGGGGCGCATCGCGGCCCGGCGCGGCAGCCGGGCGGACGGCGGTGTCATTACTGTCGAGGACGCCGCCTACACACCGTGCAACGTGACCAACAGTGCGGGCTGCCCGAAGGAGCCGTCGTGGAAGATCAGCGCGGTGCGCGTGGTCTACGATTCCGAGGCGGGGCGGATCCGGTACAAGGGGGCGCGGCTGTCGCTGTTCGGTCTGCCGACCATCCCCCTGCCGACTTTCTCGCATCCGATCGGCGGGCGTCCGGCCAGCGGCTTGCTGTTGCCGGACATTCGGATCGGCCGGGTCAACGGGCTCGAGATCGGCCTGCCCTATCTCTTCGAACTTGGCGATAATCGCGACCTTACCGTCACGCCGCGGATTTTCACCAATGCGGTGCCTATGCTGTCGGCGGAATATCGCGAACTCAACCCACTCGGCGCCTTTCGCGTCGCGGCCTGGGCGACCTCAAGCCGGCGGAGCGACGATCCGGCGATCGCCGGCCTGACCGGCACGACCGAATATGCCTTTCGCGGTTACCTCGACAGCGCCGGTCGCTTCCAGCTGAGCCCGACGTGGAGCGTCAGCGAATCGATCCGACTCGTCACCGACAAGACGTTCCTGCGGCGGTACGACATTTCGCGCGATGACCGTCTGCGATCGACGGTCCGGGTCGAACGCATCGACGCGGACAGCTATCTCTCGATCGCGGGCTGGTCGACCCAGACGATGCGGTTGACCGAGAACCAGAGCGTTCAGCCGATCGCTCTGCCGGAGATCGACTATCGCCGTCGCATCACTGGTCTCCTCGGCGGACAGGCGCTTCTTCAGCTCAACACACTGGCCCTGACTCGGCCCGAAGGGCAGGACACGCAACGCGCCTTTGCATCGCTGCGGTGGGATCTGCGCCGACTGACCCGTTGGGGTCAGGAAGTCACCTTCACCGCCTTCGCTCGCGGCGATGTGTATAACGCCAATGACGTGCTGGCGACGACGGTTGCCAGCTACCGCGGCGAGGAGGGTTTTTCGAGCCGGGCCATCGGCGCGCTCGCGGTCGATGTGAAATGGCCGTTCATCGGCAACTTTCTGGGCGGAACCCAGCGCGTGACCCCGCGCGCGCAGATCGTCGCGAGCCCCAAGATCGCAAACCTGTCGATACCGAACGAAGACGCGCGGGCGGTCGAGCTGGAGGATTCGAACCTTTTCGCGCTCAATCGCTTCCCCGGCTACGACCGGTTCGAGGATACCGCCCGCTTCACCTACGGCGTTGACTATGCGCTCGACCTGCCCGGCATCTCGGTCGAGGCGAATGTCGGCCAGAGTTATCGCCTGTCGAATCGCCTATCGATCCTGCCCGACGGTACCGGATTGTCGGATCGCTTTTCCGACATCATCGGTCGCACGACGATCCGCTACCGTGATTTCGTGTCGCTGATCCACCGCTACCGGGTCGACAAAGACGGGTTTGCCGTCCGTCGAAACGAGATCGATGCGACGATCGGGACCCGCTCGACCTATGTCCTGCTCGGCTATCTGCGGCTCGACCGGAATATCGATCCCACGCTCGAGGACTTGCAGGACCGCGAGGAAGCGCGGGTCGGCGGACGGGTGCAGTTCGCTCGCTTCTGGTCCGCCTTCGGATCGGCCACGATCGACCTGACAGATCGCGCAGAAGACCCGCTGTCTCAGTCGCAAGGGTTTGATCCGGTACGACACCGTGTCGGCGTCACATATGAGGACGATTGTCTCAGGCTTGGCGTGACGTGGCGGCGCGACTATCAGGATCGCGGCGACGCGCGTCGGGGGAACAGCTATCTCCTGACCTTGTCACTCAAGAATTTGGGTCGCTGA
- a CDS encoding MmcQ/YjbR family DNA-binding protein: MSPDQDGDLEKLRAIALALPGAAERTSHGSPGFHIEGGKFFAYFWHNYHSDGETAVLVKTTGVDEMAALIEADPALYFKPAYLGPSGWIAIRTDASGSNWDHIGDRVAQSWEMVAPRRFLEAGGR; this comes from the coding sequence ATGAGCCCGGATCAGGACGGCGACCTCGAAAAACTGCGGGCCATTGCCCTCGCCCTGCCGGGTGCCGCCGAACGGACGTCGCATGGCTCGCCCGGCTTCCATATCGAGGGCGGCAAGTTCTTCGCCTATTTCTGGCACAATTATCATAGCGACGGCGAAACGGCGGTCCTGGTCAAGACCACAGGCGTGGACGAGATGGCGGCGCTGATCGAGGCCGATCCCGCGCTTTACTTCAAGCCCGCATACCTCGGGCCGTCGGGTTGGATCGCCATTCGCACCGATGCGTCTGGCAGCAATTGGGATCACATCGGCGACCGCGTTGCACAGAGCTGGGAAATGGTCGCGCCTCGCCGCTTCCTCGAAGCAGGCGGACGATGA
- a CDS encoding phosphoribosylformylglycinamidine cyclo-ligase, translated as MTESYTYEQAGVSIAAGNALVRAIAPLAKSTRRPGADAALGGFGGVFDPKAAGFKDPLLVAANDGVGTKLKLAIEHDAHDGVGIDLVAMCANDLIVQGAEPLFFLDYYASGKLDNAVAERVIAGIAEGCRQAGCALIGGETAEMPGMYADGDYDLAGFCVGAVEREELLTGDRVADGDVILGLASSGVHSNGFSLVRRLAADKGWKLDRPATFDHEVRMIDALMAPTRIYVKPLLPELRAGRIHGLAHITGGGLLENIPRVLPEGLHAHVDADAWPQPRLMAFLQAQGAIEPEEMARTFNCGIGMAVIVAAADADTVAANLTAAGETVVRIGDVRAGRRGCTVAGSTETWSARGDWSATHSD; from the coding sequence ATGACCGAAAGCTACACCTACGAACAGGCGGGCGTCTCGATTGCCGCCGGCAACGCGCTGGTCCGCGCCATCGCCCCGCTCGCCAAGTCGACGCGCCGCCCCGGGGCCGATGCTGCGCTTGGCGGGTTCGGCGGGGTGTTCGACCCCAAGGCGGCCGGGTTCAAGGATCCCCTGCTCGTCGCCGCCAACGACGGCGTCGGCACCAAGCTGAAGCTCGCGATCGAGCATGACGCGCACGACGGTGTCGGCATCGACCTGGTCGCGATGTGCGCCAACGACCTGATCGTCCAGGGCGCCGAGCCGCTGTTCTTCCTCGATTATTACGCCAGCGGGAAGCTCGACAATGCCGTGGCCGAACGCGTCATCGCCGGCATCGCGGAGGGCTGCCGCCAGGCTGGTTGCGCGCTGATCGGCGGCGAGACGGCGGAGATGCCGGGCATGTATGCGGACGGCGACTATGACCTCGCCGGTTTCTGCGTCGGCGCGGTCGAGCGCGAAGAGCTGCTGACCGGAGACCGCGTGGCCGATGGCGACGTGATCCTCGGCCTCGCGTCGTCGGGCGTCCATTCGAACGGCTTCAGCCTGGTCCGGCGGTTGGCCGCTGACAAGGGTTGGAAGCTCGATCGTCCCGCGACCTTCGATCATGAGGTTCGCATGATCGATGCGCTCATGGCGCCAACCCGCATCTACGTGAAGCCGCTCCTCCCGGAACTGCGTGCCGGCCGCATTCATGGCCTGGCGCACATCACCGGTGGCGGCCTGCTCGAAAACATCCCGCGCGTCCTGCCGGAGGGGCTGCACGCCCATGTCGACGCCGACGCCTGGCCGCAGCCGCGGCTGATGGCGTTCCTGCAGGCGCAGGGGGCGATCGAGCCCGAGGAAATGGCCCGCACCTTTAACTGTGGTATTGGCATGGCGGTGATCGTTGCCGCCGCGGATGCTGACACGGTCGCGGCCAACCTGACCGCGGCGGGTGAGACCGTCGTTCGCATCGGCGATGTCCGCGCGGGCCGGCGCGGCTGCACCGTGGCGGGGTCGACCGAAACGTGGAGCGCGCGGGGCGACTGGTCGGCGACCCACTCCGACTGA
- a CDS encoding leucyl aminopeptidase: MQVIFAATVPADADVLVLPVEKDGLSRARLTGLDAAAQALVHGGASATKFEGEAGTIAEMVVPADGRIRRVALLGVGAGADRDWEKAGGALVARYQVGGTIALTADLSSLDTPPTAQAIAGFAATAAQRDWRHDIYRTKLPEKQKPTLKTLTIVGAPGDTDNSFAAVDAVTQGMALTRTLVAEPANILYPESFVERVTQAVDGLGLEVEVLDEAAMRAHGMGALLGVSQGSRREARLLVLKWNGAGEGASTVALVGKGVTFDTGGISIKPAGGMEDMKWDMGGAGAVAGAMLALAKRKARANVVGVMGLVENMPDGNAQRPGDVVTSMSGQTIEVINTDAEGRLVLCDAITWVQQAHKPATIVDLATLTGAMIVSLGNEYGGLFSNDEDLAGQLLAASLASGDKLWRFPLADAYDKLIDSPIADMKNVGPRGAGSITAAQFLKRFVDEGVKWAHLDIAGMVWSDKDGTNYGKGATGYGVRLLDRFIRDAFER, from the coding sequence ATGCAGGTCATTTTTGCCGCCACTGTTCCCGCCGACGCCGATGTTCTCGTGCTGCCGGTCGAAAAGGACGGGCTGTCACGCGCTCGACTGACCGGACTCGATGCGGCCGCGCAGGCGCTGGTCCACGGCGGCGCGTCGGCAACGAAGTTCGAAGGCGAAGCAGGAACGATCGCCGAAATGGTCGTGCCGGCGGACGGCCGTATCCGGCGCGTGGCACTACTCGGTGTCGGCGCGGGTGCGGATCGAGACTGGGAAAAGGCTGGCGGCGCCCTCGTCGCGCGGTATCAGGTCGGCGGGACGATCGCCTTGACGGCCGACCTGTCCAGCCTCGACACCCCGCCGACCGCGCAGGCGATAGCGGGTTTCGCAGCGACGGCCGCGCAGCGCGACTGGCGGCATGATATCTATCGCACCAAACTGCCCGAAAAGCAGAAGCCGACGCTTAAGACCCTCACGATCGTCGGTGCGCCGGGCGATACGGATAACAGCTTCGCCGCAGTCGATGCAGTGACGCAGGGCATGGCCCTGACGAGGACGCTGGTCGCGGAACCGGCGAACATCCTCTACCCCGAAAGCTTCGTGGAGCGGGTGACGCAGGCCGTCGATGGCCTCGGGCTCGAGGTCGAAGTTCTCGATGAGGCCGCGATGCGGGCGCACGGCATGGGCGCGTTGCTCGGGGTAAGCCAGGGCTCGCGCCGCGAAGCACGGCTGCTCGTTCTCAAGTGGAACGGTGCCGGCGAAGGCGCGTCGACAGTGGCGCTGGTCGGCAAGGGCGTGACCTTCGACACCGGCGGCATCTCGATCAAGCCGGCGGGCGGGATGGAGGACATGAAGTGGGACATGGGCGGGGCAGGGGCCGTTGCTGGCGCCATGCTCGCGCTCGCCAAGCGCAAGGCCAGGGCGAACGTCGTCGGCGTGATGGGCCTGGTCGAGAACATGCCGGACGGCAATGCACAGCGCCCCGGCGACGTCGTGACGTCAATGTCGGGCCAGACCATCGAGGTGATCAACACCGACGCCGAGGGGCGCCTGGTGTTGTGCGACGCGATCACCTGGGTCCAGCAGGCGCACAAGCCGGCAACGATTGTCGATCTCGCCACGCTGACGGGTGCGATGATCGTCAGTCTGGGCAACGAATATGGCGGGTTGTTCTCGAACGACGAGGATCTGGCCGGCCAGTTGCTCGCCGCCAGCCTCGCCTCGGGCGACAAGCTGTGGCGCTTCCCGCTGGCAGACGCGTATGACAAGCTGATCGACAGCCCGATCGCCGACATGAAGAATGTCGGCCCGCGCGGCGCCGGGTCGATCACGGCGGCGCAGTTCCTGAAGCGCTTCGTGGATGAGGGCGTAAAGTGGGCGCACCTCGACATTGCCGGCATGGTCTGGTCGGACAAGGACGGGACCAACTACGGCAAGGGAGCGACCGGCTACGGGGTGCGGTTGCTCGATCGGTTCATTCGCGACGCGTTCGAGCGCTGA
- the ndk gene encoding nucleoside-diphosphate kinase, whose product MAANRTFSIIKPDATRRNLTGAVTKMLEDAGLRVVASKRIQMTKEQAEGFYGVHRERPFFNDLVSFMISGPVVVQVLEGENAVQRNRDVMGATNPENAEPGTIRKELAESIEANSVHGSDSDENAAIEIAYFFKPEEIIG is encoded by the coding sequence ATGGCCGCGAACCGTACCTTTTCGATCATCAAGCCCGACGCTACCCGCCGCAACCTGACCGGCGCCGTCACCAAGATGCTGGAAGACGCTGGCCTGCGGGTCGTCGCGTCGAAGCGCATCCAGATGACCAAGGAACAGGCCGAGGGCTTCTACGGCGTTCACCGCGAGCGCCCGTTCTTCAACGACCTGGTCAGCTTCATGATCTCGGGCCCCGTCGTCGTCCAGGTGCTGGAAGGCGAGAACGCCGTGCAGCGCAATCGCGACGTCATGGGCGCGACCAACCCGGAAAACGCCGAGCCCGGTACGATCCGCAAGGAACTGGCCGAATCGATCGAAGCGAACTCGGTCCACGGTTCGGATTCGGACGAGAACGCCGCGATCGAAATCGCCTATTTCTTCAAGCCGGAAGAAATCATCGGCTGA
- a CDS encoding peptidylprolyl isomerase, giving the protein MTKVSHLVRLSRPAAQIAALLTTAAAGALAAQTVPDSQVPSTGLDLPQNLQIFGKADPNVRKPTAIVNGSVLTGTDVDQRMAMTIGLSEIQNGRKVNLPADQVDQVKLQMLRELVDDTLKVQEAKANDITIPQSQIDQSYARVARNFNKTPEELTKLLRGMGSSDRALKRQLEGDLAWNRLLSKKVSPQVNVSEEEAKAMIARLEAAKGTEEYHLAEIFLRVDASRPAEEVVDASRKMIEQMRGGAPFEYFARNFSDASTKAVGGDLDWVRLDVLPRELQTAAAGLQVGQIAGPIEVPGGYSILYLVDKRQVLTVDPRDAKLALRQLTVKFPNGISEAQASQRGSVVAAAVKRINGCGSVAKIAEEIGAEVVDNDSISARELPPALQDVILNMQIGQSTPIFGDPKEGVRAFVLCGRDDPKAANLPTVEQVVAKLEDTRVNLRAQRMLRDLRRDAVVEYR; this is encoded by the coding sequence GTGACGAAGGTTTCTCACCTGGTGCGGCTCAGCCGCCCGGCCGCACAGATCGCGGCGCTTTTGACGACGGCGGCAGCGGGTGCGCTGGCGGCCCAGACGGTGCCCGACAGCCAGGTACCTTCGACCGGGCTCGACCTGCCGCAGAACCTGCAGATTTTCGGCAAGGCCGACCCGAATGTTCGCAAGCCCACCGCCATCGTCAACGGATCGGTCCTGACCGGCACCGATGTCGATCAGCGCATGGCGATGACGATCGGCCTCAGCGAAATCCAGAACGGCCGGAAGGTCAATCTGCCGGCGGATCAGGTCGATCAGGTCAAGTTGCAGATGCTGCGCGAACTGGTCGACGATACGCTGAAGGTGCAGGAGGCCAAGGCCAACGACATCACCATTCCGCAGTCGCAGATCGATCAGAGCTACGCCCGCGTTGCGCGCAACTTCAACAAGACGCCGGAGGAGCTGACGAAGCTGCTTCGCGGCATGGGTTCGTCGGACCGCGCGCTCAAGCGCCAGCTGGAAGGGGATCTCGCCTGGAACCGCCTGCTGAGCAAGAAGGTCAGCCCGCAGGTCAACGTGAGCGAGGAAGAGGCCAAGGCGATGATCGCCCGCCTCGAAGCCGCCAAGGGCACCGAGGAATATCACCTCGCCGAAATCTTCCTGCGTGTCGACGCGTCGCGGCCAGCCGAGGAAGTCGTCGATGCCAGCCGCAAGATGATCGAACAGATGCGCGGTGGAGCTCCGTTCGAATATTTTGCACGCAATTTCTCCGATGCATCGACCAAGGCGGTTGGCGGCGACCTCGACTGGGTGCGCCTCGACGTCCTGCCGCGGGAGTTGCAGACCGCGGCCGCGGGGCTGCAGGTCGGGCAGATCGCCGGACCGATCGAAGTGCCGGGCGGCTATTCGATCCTGTATCTCGTCGACAAGCGGCAGGTGCTGACCGTCGATCCGCGCGATGCCAAGCTCGCTTTGCGCCAGCTGACGGTGAAGTTTCCTAACGGCATCAGCGAAGCTCAGGCCAGCCAGCGCGGCTCGGTCGTGGCGGCTGCCGTCAAGCGGATCAACGGCTGCGGCAGCGTCGCCAAGATCGCTGAGGAAATCGGAGCGGAGGTCGTCGACAATGATTCGATCAGCGCCCGTGAATTGCCGCCAGCGCTGCAGGACGTCATTCTGAATATGCAGATCGGCCAGTCGACGCCGATCTTCGGCGACCCGAAGGAAGGCGTGCGCGCCTTCGTGCTGTGCGGTCGCGATGATCCGAAGGCGGCTAACCTGCCGACTGTCGAGCAGGTCGTGGCGAAGCTGGAAGACACGCGCGTGAACCTGCGCGCCCAGCGCATGCTGCGCGACCTGCGTCGCGACGCGGTCGTCGAGTATCGCTAA